Proteins encoded together in one Quercus lobata isolate SW786 chromosome 3, ValleyOak3.0 Primary Assembly, whole genome shotgun sequence window:
- the LOC115981382 gene encoding receptor-like protein 6, translated as MGKMNYQYLSLFLALCLLFISHSQTTSSTSSQHHCLPDQSAHLLKLRQEFVERNYSDYSDYYDYYNGSYPKMKSWKADSDCCSWDGVTCDTQNGEVIGLDLSNSWLYGPLNSNSSLFSLRHLRKLNLDSNNFSSSTIPSEFGQLVRLTHLNLSFSFLHGRIPSEISWLSNLVSLDLSNNYFIYSVGGDYYEKLLDLRRIDLEALVQNMTYLRELHLREVNISSSLPQSLANLSSLTSLTLYDCNLQGEFHSDIFLLPKIQAIDLSYNLKLIGFLPKFQSHSSLKELRLSDTNFSGELPSSIGNLKSLNYLDLSYSNFSGAIPPSIGNLSQLTHLSLSYNNFNGQLPSTLGSLAKLTNLVLEKILFIREVPSFLRNLTHLEVLSLSQNNFDSSFPVWLTNITKLSLIDFSLNQLKGPIPFEIGTLLNLSYLDLSYNSLTEAIPSVLFTIPSLHALYLDQNQLIVPLKFQNNSLSPLRALGLSESKMNESILRSIVNFTKLQRLYLSSINLKGKVELNTFFKLKKLQELDLSGNKVFVSKANINSTLPKFFSLSMSSCNLTKFPDFLKAQNELQSLDLSNNNIKGNIPKWFWNVGEETLQFLNLSYNLLSKFEQPPVVLPWKNMVFLDLSSNMLQGSFPIPPLFHIVC; from the exons CTCCCCGACCAAAGTGCTCATTTGCTGAAACTAAGGCAAGAATTTGTTGAAAGGAATTATTCTGATTATTCTGATTACTATGATTACTATAATGGTTCTTATCCAAAGATGAAGTCTTGGAAGGCAGATAGTGATTGTTGTTCCTGGGATGGGGTCACATGCGATACACAGAATGGTGAGGTGATTGGCTTGGACCTGAGCAACAGTTGGCTTTATGGGCCTCTCAACTCTAACAGCAGTCTCTTCAGTTTGCGTCACCTTCGGAAACTCAACCTTGACTCCAACAACTTCTCTTCCTCCACAATCCCTTCTGAATTTGGCCAGCTTGTGAGGTTGACCCATCTTAAcctctctttttccttcttaCATGGCCGAATCCCGTCGGAAATTTCATGGCTATCCAATTTGGTTTCACTTGATCTCtctaacaattattttatttactctGTTGGTGGTGATTATTATGAGAAATTGTTGGATCTCAGAAGAATTGATCTTGAAGCACTTGTCCAGAACATGACATATTTGAGAGAACTTCATCTACGTGAAGTGAACATTTCATCGTCGCTACCTCAATCACTGGCAAATTTGTCTTCCTTGACTTCTCTCACTCTGTATGACTGCAATTTGCAGGGTGAATTTCACTCAGATATTTTCCTATTGCCCAAGATACAAGCCATTGATCTGTCATATAACCTAAAACTCATTGGTTTTCTTCCCAAATTTCAATCTCATAGTTCCCTAAAGGAATTGCGTCTTTCTGATACAAATTTTTCAGGGGAATTGCCGAGTTCAATTGGCAACCTCAAGTCCTTGAATTATTTGGATCTTAGTTATAGTAATTTTTCAGGGGCGATTCCCCCTTCTATTGGAAATCTATCACAGCTTACTCATCTTTCCCTCTCATATAACAATTTTAATGGTCAGCTTCCTTCCACATTGGGAAGCCTTGCAAAACTCACTAATCTGGTACTAGAAAAAATCCTTTTCATTCGAGAAGTACCATCTTTCTTGAGAAATCTTACACACCTAGAAGTCTTAAGCCTttcacaaaacaattttgacaGCAGCTTCCCAGTTTGGTTGACAAATATTACTAAACTCAGTTTGATAGATTTCTCCCTAAATCAATTGAAAGGGCCAATCCCATTTGAAATAGGCACACTTCTTAATTTGTCTTACCTTGACTTGTCATATAACTCACTCACAGAGGCCATTCCCTCGGTTTTGTTTACAATCCCTTCATTGCATGCACTATATCTAGATCAAAATCAGCTCATTGTCCCtctcaaattccaaaataaCTCTTTATCACCATTACGTGCCCTTGGATTGAGTGAAAGCAAAATGAATGAATCAATTCTAAGGTCAATTGTCAATTTCACTAAGCTACAAAGGTTGTATCTTTCTTCAATCAATCTAAAGGGCAAGGTGGAGTTGAACACTTTTTTCAAGCTTAAAAAGCTTCAAGAGCTCGATCTTTCAGGTAACAAAGTATTTGTTTCAAAAGCAAATATCAATTCAACCcttcccaaatttttttctttgtcaatgTCTTCTTGCAATTTGACTAAATTTCCTGATTTTCTAAAAGCTCAAAATGAATTGCAAAGTTTAGACCTTTCCAATAACAACATTAAAGGTAACATACCTAAATGGTTTTGGAATGTTGGAGAAGAGACATTGCAATTCCTAAATCTTTCTTATAACCTTTTAAGCAAATTTGAGCAACCTCCAGTGGTTCTTCCTTGGAAAAATATGGTCTTTCTAGACTTGAGTTCCAACATGTTGCAAGGGTCATTTCCTATTCCCCCATT ATTCCACATTGTTTGCTGA
- the LOC115982874 gene encoding receptor-like protein 18 — MKNNHFQGNLSATFKNGCRLMTLDLNHNQIHGKIPRSLVKCKMLEVLNVGNNKLNDTFPFWLESLPELRILVLRANRFHGPIWDLHVNFGLSKLHVIDLSHNNFSGQLPSEFFQNWSAISRVTGYDKSQLGYMRDASSYYTDSLTIVNKGIELELVKIFTIFTAIDLSNNRFYGEIPESMGNLKALIVLNLSSNNFMSLIPSSLGNLVELESLDLSRNSIFGEIPQQLTSLTFLEYLNLSQNQLFGPIPQGGQFLTFQSSSFEGNIGLCGFQLSKKCGNNEIPTSEMRNESSLGKGFGWKVVVIGYACGLVIGLVTGHFVTSRRTHWLVRNFGVNLHM; from the coding sequence ATGAAAAATAACCACTTTCAAGGAAACTTGTCTGCAACATTCAAAAATGGATGTCGTTTGATGACACTAGACTTGAATCACAACCAAATACATGGGAAGATTCCACGATCACTAGTCAAATGTAAAATGCTAGAAGTTTTGAATGTTGGAAATAACAAATTGAATGATACATTCCCTTTCTGGTTGGAGTCTTTACCAGAGTTACGGATTCTTGTCTTGCGAGCAAATAGATTCCATGGTCCTATATGGGATCTGCATGTAAATTTTGGCTTATCCAAGCTACATGTCATTGACCTCTCTCACAATAATTTCTCTGGCCAGTTACCATCAGAGTTCTTTCAAAATTGGAGTGCAATCTCAAGGGTCACTGGCTACGACAAATCACAATTGGGGTACATGAGAGACGCTTCCAGTTACTATACAGACTCACTGACTATAGTGAATAAGGGAATAGAATTGGAATTGGTAAAAATCTTCACCATATTCACAGCTATTGATCTCTCTAACAATAGGTTTTATGGAGAAATTCCAGAGAGCATGGGGAACCTCAAGGCACTAATTGTACTCAATTTATCAAGCAATAACTTTATGAGCCTTATCCCATCATCGTTGGGAAACCTAGTTGAGCTTGAATCTTTGGATCTTTCTCGAAATAGCATCTTTGGTGAAATCCCTCAACAGCTAACAAGTCTCACATTTCTTGAGTATTTGAACCTCTCTCAAAATCAACTTTTTGGTCCAATTCCACAAGGTGGGCAATTTTTGACGTTTCAAAGTTCCTCTTTTGAGGGAAACATTGGATTGTGTGGCTTTCAGTTGTCAAAGAAATGTGGAAATAATGAAATACCAACTTCTGAAATGAGAAATGAGTCGTCATTGGGAAAAGGATTTGGCTGGAAAGTGGTAGTGATAGGATATGCTTGTGGATTGGTAATTGGATTGGTTACTGGACATTTTGTCACCTCAAGAAGGACACATTGGCTTGTGAGAAATTTTGGAGTGAACTTACATATGTGA